In Synechococcus sp. RS9909, one genomic interval encodes:
- a CDS encoding 8-amino-7-oxononanoate synthase, whose amino-acid sequence MSIPPARRRRLRSFSSPPGSSRLQVEGCHDSDSGLVDLASNDYLNLSRDPNLIAAAQSELACSGVGAGGSRLISGSRPVHARLESAMAEWLGRERVLLFPSGFQANLAAIVALADRHTTVVADRLIHHSLLMGVRASGARLKRFEHNDLQALERQLQACGPHHRGHPPLVVTESLFSMEGTSPPLGAMLDLCQQHGARLLVDEAHALGVLGPEGRGLAHGLREVTMLSGTFGKAFGSGGAFLACDGALGEALLQSSGAFRYTTALAPPLAAAALAALSLIQANPQWGAQLVARSEQWRDRLQSASWQRPGGQGPILPLLVGDDQAALDLQAQLEQAGLLTVAIRPPTVPEGTARLRLVLHRHQSDETLEILLKALACG is encoded by the coding sequence ATGTCGATCCCTCCGGCCCGTCGTCGTCGCTTGCGAAGCTTCAGCAGCCCGCCCGGCAGCAGCCGGCTGCAGGTTGAAGGCTGCCATGACAGCGACTCCGGGCTCGTGGATCTGGCCAGCAACGACTATCTGAACCTGAGCCGCGACCCCAACCTGATCGCCGCGGCCCAGAGCGAACTGGCGTGCAGCGGCGTCGGCGCAGGAGGATCGCGGCTGATCAGCGGCAGCAGGCCGGTGCATGCCCGCCTGGAATCGGCCATGGCCGAGTGGCTCGGCCGGGAGCGGGTCCTGCTCTTCCCCAGTGGCTTCCAGGCCAACCTGGCCGCCATCGTCGCCCTGGCCGACCGGCACACCACCGTGGTGGCCGACCGGCTGATTCACCATTCCCTCCTGATGGGGGTTCGCGCCAGCGGCGCCCGGCTGAAACGCTTCGAGCACAACGACCTCCAGGCCCTGGAGCGCCAGCTGCAGGCCTGTGGACCTCACCACCGTGGGCATCCCCCCCTGGTGGTCACCGAAAGCCTGTTCAGCATGGAGGGCACCAGCCCGCCCCTGGGGGCCATGCTGGATCTCTGCCAGCAGCACGGAGCACGCTTGCTGGTGGACGAGGCCCATGCCCTCGGCGTGCTCGGCCCCGAAGGGCGAGGGCTGGCCCATGGCCTCCGCGAGGTGACGATGCTCAGCGGCACCTTCGGCAAGGCCTTCGGCAGCGGGGGTGCCTTTCTGGCCTGTGATGGCGCCCTCGGCGAGGCGCTGCTGCAGAGCAGCGGCGCCTTCCGCTACACCACGGCCCTGGCGCCGCCCCTGGCGGCGGCAGCCCTGGCGGCGCTCAGCCTGATCCAGGCAAACCCTCAATGGGGTGCCCAGCTGGTGGCCCGGAGCGAGCAATGGCGCGACCGGCTCCAGAGCGCCAGCTGGCAGCGCCCTGGCGGCCAGGGGCCGATCCTGCCGCTGCTGGTGGGCGATGACCAGGCAGCCCTCGATCTCCAGGCGCAGTTGGAGCAGGCCGGGCTGCTCACAGTGGCGATCCGCCCCCCCACCGTGCCGGAGGGAACGGCACGGCTGCGCCTGGTGCTGCATCGCCACCAGAGCGATGAGACATTGGAGATCCTGCTGAAGGCGCTTGCGTGTGGCTGA
- a CDS encoding aldo/keto reductase, translating to MSNTVRCHALPTRRFGRTELPMPILSLGGMRFQQSWTDLAADAITHASQQQLEATLRRAVACGFHHVETARHYGSSERQLGWALPQVPDAQRILQTKIPPGNDAAAFEQELSLSVERLGGARIDLLAIHGINRPDHLEQTLRPGGCLEVVRRWQQLGRVGHVGFSTHGPTDLIVEAIRSDAFDYVNLHWYYIRQDNEPAIEAAAQHDMGVFIISPTDKGGHLHTPSPRLQALCEPLHPIVFNDLFCLRDPRVHTISIGAACPGDLDLHLEAVDRLDQVDQLLPPVERRLEDAARQALGSAWLESWHRGLPSWDQTPGGINVPVLLWLHGLVEAWGLEGYARARYGLLGQGSHWFPGANADPLDQNVSEAELLAAVGASPWARQIPSILRSLRTRVGGVVSERLSSA from the coding sequence ATGAGCAATACCGTGCGGTGCCACGCTCTGCCCACCCGCCGTTTCGGCAGGACGGAGCTACCGATGCCGATCCTTTCCTTGGGAGGTATGCGCTTTCAGCAGAGCTGGACCGATCTCGCCGCTGATGCGATCACGCATGCGTCGCAGCAACAGCTGGAGGCCACCCTGCGCCGCGCCGTGGCCTGCGGCTTTCACCATGTGGAAACCGCGCGCCATTACGGCAGCTCCGAGCGCCAGCTGGGCTGGGCGCTGCCTCAGGTGCCTGATGCGCAACGGATTCTGCAGACCAAGATTCCCCCCGGGAACGATGCGGCGGCTTTCGAGCAGGAGCTCAGCCTCAGCGTGGAACGACTGGGCGGGGCCCGGATCGATCTTCTGGCCATTCATGGCATCAACCGGCCGGACCATCTGGAACAGACCCTGCGCCCCGGCGGCTGCCTGGAGGTGGTGCGGCGTTGGCAACAGCTTGGCCGGGTGGGCCATGTCGGGTTCTCCACCCATGGACCCACTGATCTGATCGTCGAGGCGATTCGCAGTGATGCCTTCGACTATGTGAATTTGCATTGGTATTACATCCGCCAGGACAACGAGCCGGCGATCGAGGCGGCAGCGCAGCACGACATGGGGGTGTTCATCATCAGCCCCACCGACAAAGGCGGGCATCTGCACACGCCATCGCCCCGTCTTCAGGCGTTGTGTGAGCCCCTGCATCCGATCGTGTTCAACGATCTGTTCTGCCTGCGAGATCCCCGCGTCCACACGATCAGCATTGGCGCCGCCTGCCCCGGCGATCTCGACCTCCATCTGGAGGCGGTGGATCGGCTCGATCAGGTGGATCAGCTGCTGCCCCCGGTGGAGCGGCGCCTGGAGGATGCCGCCAGGCAGGCCCTCGGATCCGCCTGGCTGGAGAGCTGGCATCGGGGCCTGCCGTCCTGGGATCAGACGCCTGGAGGTATCAATGTGCCAGTGCTGCTCTGGCTGCATGGGCTGGTGGAGGCCTGGGGGCTGGAGGGCTATGCCCGCGCCCGCTATGGCCTCCTCGGCCAAGGCAGCCATTGGTTCCCTGGTGCCAATGCTGATCCGCTCGATCAGAACGTGTCGGAGGCGGAGCTGCTCGCTGCGGTTGGCGCCAGCCCCTGGGCGAGGCAGATTCCCTCCATCTTGCGGTCTCTACGGACCCGGGTGGGTGGTGTCGTGAGCGAGAGGCTGTCCAGCGCCTGA
- a CDS encoding methyltransferase domain-containing protein, whose protein sequence is MELSPGENPWRHQVLQRFDRAAPHYVEHAGLQRAVAWRLAGLCRRRPLPRGHWLDLGAGTGMLADALETLHPGQSVGRLDGSEAMLARQSQRHDTQRWDLQQGLPPWPDRPQVLASSFCLHWLDDPCLRMQQWYEALAPAGWLALALPVNGSFRQWHQAARAAGQSCTALPLPTATSLLEAVPARAVRHRSLHRFTTQARSVAALLRPMRRVGAGSTPVEPLGVRAWRQLGRHWPAPESDGQVRLTWMIQILLLQR, encoded by the coding sequence ATGGAGCTCTCCCCCGGGGAGAACCCCTGGCGACACCAGGTGCTGCAGCGTTTTGACCGGGCTGCGCCCCATTACGTCGAGCATGCCGGACTGCAACGGGCCGTGGCCTGGCGTCTGGCCGGCCTCTGCCGCCGCCGACCGTTGCCACGTGGACACTGGCTGGATCTCGGGGCGGGGACGGGGATGCTGGCCGATGCCCTCGAAACCTTGCATCCGGGCCAGTCCGTTGGCCGCCTCGATGGCAGCGAAGCGATGCTGGCGCGCCAGAGCCAGCGGCATGACACGCAGAGGTGGGACCTGCAACAAGGGCTGCCACCCTGGCCTGATCGTCCCCAGGTGCTGGCCTCCAGCTTCTGCCTGCACTGGCTCGACGATCCCTGCCTGCGCATGCAGCAGTGGTATGAGGCGCTCGCCCCTGCCGGCTGGCTCGCCCTCGCCCTGCCGGTGAACGGCAGCTTCCGGCAGTGGCATCAGGCAGCCAGGGCAGCCGGACAGAGCTGCACCGCCCTACCTCTGCCAACCGCCACCAGCCTGCTCGAAGCTGTCCCGGCCAGAGCCGTGCGGCACCGGTCCCTGCATCGCTTCACCACACAGGCCCGCAGCGTGGCCGCCCTGCTGCGACCGATGCGCCGCGTTGGCGCCGGCAGCACCCCGGTGGAACCGCTGGGGGTGCGTGCCTGGCGACAGCTGGGCCGTCACTGGCCCGCCCCGGAGTCCGACGGACAGGTCAGACTGACCTGGATGATTCAGATCCTGCTGCTGCAGCGATGA
- a CDS encoding DUF1257 domain-containing protein, protein MSHFSTVRTELRQREPLMAALRDLGYEPESGSRPVRGYHGQTIDADLAVTLQDGGDLGFRWNAATGAYELVTDLDLWRQPVPVERFLSRLTQRYALNTVLTASTNEGFTVSEQRSCQDGSIELVVTRWDA, encoded by the coding sequence ATGTCCCATTTCAGCACCGTCAGAACCGAGCTCCGTCAGCGTGAACCGCTGATGGCTGCCCTGCGCGATCTTGGTTACGAGCCGGAATCCGGTTCCCGCCCCGTGCGCGGCTATCACGGCCAGACCATCGACGCTGACCTGGCCGTGACCCTGCAGGACGGCGGCGATCTCGGGTTCCGTTGGAATGCCGCGACCGGGGCCTATGAATTGGTCACGGACCTCGACCTCTGGCGCCAGCCCGTGCCGGTGGAGCGCTTCCTCTCCCGGCTCACCCAGCGGTATGCCCTCAACACCGTGCTGACGGCCAGTACAAATGAAGGCTTCACGGTGAGTGAACAGCGCAGCTGTCAGGACGGTTCCATCGAGCTGGTGGTGACCCGTTGGGACGCCTGA
- the bioD gene encoding dethiobiotin synthase, with protein MSERPRGAPRLVVCGTDTDVGKTVVSALLVQGLGAWYWKPVQSGLEQGGDRAWLTAVLQLPMERQLPEAYAFQAAVSPHWAAEMEAQMIDPDRLVPPETNGHPLVIETAGGLHVPLNRHWLQIDQLERWHLPVVLVARSGLGTLNHTLLSLEALKRRSIPVLGLFLNGPLHADNPRTLEQFGGVPVLAQMSRLDPLDAASLQDTWQRQELGPKFERLLL; from the coding sequence ATGAGCGAGCGCCCCCGCGGTGCACCCCGGCTGGTGGTGTGCGGCACCGACACCGATGTAGGCAAAACCGTGGTGAGCGCGCTGCTGGTGCAGGGGCTGGGGGCCTGGTATTGGAAACCGGTGCAGAGCGGCCTGGAGCAGGGGGGGGATCGCGCCTGGCTGACGGCTGTGCTCCAGCTGCCGATGGAACGGCAGCTGCCGGAGGCCTATGCCTTTCAAGCAGCCGTCTCGCCCCACTGGGCTGCCGAGATGGAGGCGCAGATGATCGATCCGGACCGCCTCGTGCCACCCGAGACGAACGGCCACCCCCTGGTGATCGAGACCGCCGGGGGACTGCACGTGCCCCTCAATCGCCACTGGCTGCAGATCGATCAGCTGGAACGGTGGCACCTGCCGGTGGTGCTGGTGGCGCGCAGCGGCCTCGGCACGCTCAATCACACACTCCTGAGCCTGGAAGCGCTGAAGCGACGCTCCATCCCGGTGCTGGGCCTGTTCCTCAACGGCCCGCTGCATGCCGACAACCCCCGCACCCTGGAACAGTTCGGCGGTGTTCCGGTGTTGGCCCAGATGTCAAGACTTGATCCTCTCGATGCCGCCAGCCTGCAGGACACATGGCAACGGCAGGAGCTGGGGCCTAAGTTCGAGCGACTTCTGCTCTGA
- a CDS encoding ferredoxin: MSSSIEPSAAYRAPVTAPESRNGQEPLLGGALREKAVWVDEAACIGCRYCAHVAGNTFAIEPRLGRSRAIRQDGDSTACIQEAIDTCPVDCIHWVAFEELDALKARLDAMELLPMGLPSLARPKRQRPRAS, encoded by the coding sequence GTGTCCTCTTCGATCGAACCATCGGCTGCCTACCGCGCCCCGGTCACTGCTCCTGAGTCACGCAACGGTCAGGAGCCGCTGCTGGGAGGAGCACTTCGGGAGAAAGCCGTTTGGGTGGATGAGGCCGCGTGTATCGGCTGCCGTTATTGCGCCCACGTGGCTGGCAATACGTTTGCAATTGAACCGCGGCTCGGACGTTCCCGCGCGATCCGGCAGGACGGCGACAGCACCGCCTGCATTCAGGAGGCGATCGACACCTGCCCGGTGGACTGCATTCACTGGGTCGCCTTTGAGGAGCTTGATGCGCTCAAGGCTCGCCTCGATGCTATGGAGCTGCTGCCGATGGGGCTTCCTTCGCTGGCGCGCCCGAAGCGTCAACGGCCCCGAGCCTCATGA
- a CDS encoding J domain-containing protein, whose protein sequence is MADNRTLYDVLAVPPEADPDALRRAFRRRSKALHPDTTALPQEQAAQEFQRLCEAYAQLADPVQRRRYDAGLQATVSVAPVSPPDAVSADSGWGSVGVRRPLSGGEWLSIVMLVAALLLCLLLGVGGAWLRGVELQVAPSWLQQEQTWDQFEPLSRRDDRPAAGPDPSESAFSALSGALVGEPGGQPQR, encoded by the coding sequence GTGGCAGACAACCGGACCCTGTACGACGTGTTGGCCGTGCCTCCAGAGGCCGATCCCGATGCTTTGCGCCGTGCGTTTCGCCGCCGCAGCAAGGCGCTGCACCCCGACACCACCGCCTTACCACAGGAGCAGGCGGCACAGGAGTTTCAGCGACTCTGTGAGGCCTACGCCCAGCTGGCCGATCCGGTGCAGCGCCGCCGTTACGACGCGGGTCTGCAGGCAACGGTCAGCGTGGCTCCCGTGTCGCCTCCCGATGCTGTCTCTGCCGATTCCGGCTGGGGGAGCGTCGGCGTGCGCCGCCCGCTCTCGGGAGGGGAATGGTTGTCGATTGTGATGCTGGTGGCGGCTCTGTTGCTTTGTCTGCTGCTCGGTGTGGGCGGTGCCTGGCTTCGGGGTGTGGAACTTCAGGTGGCGCCCAGTTGGCTGCAGCAGGAGCAGACTTGGGATCAGTTCGAACCGCTTTCCCGACGTGATGACCGCCCTGCCGCCGGGCCAGACCCCTCTGAATCAGCATTCTCTGCGCTCTCTGGAGCTCTGGTTGGAGAGCCTGGGGGCCAGCCGCAGCGGTGA
- a CDS encoding alpha/beta hydrolase, with the protein MADPAHNQVIAMHGWSGDSSAWQPWQRHFEHHGWQWQSGERGYGAFHPVRPRWQETTGCTAARRVVIGHSLGPHLVEAEVLGSATDVVLLTSFGRFVPAGAAGRALRSALMGMHNALGSDGERAMLERFLARAALPAPASALPPGPWQTGLTPNGRRRLDQDLQRLLHTSGLPAGFPRTARVLVVDAADDAIVAPEARLELLEQLQDHLDRPPEHWTLHDAGHALLVPDLLVRVQHWLDASPAPGPTT; encoded by the coding sequence GTGGCTGATCCAGCGCACAACCAGGTCATCGCCATGCACGGCTGGAGCGGCGACAGCTCCGCCTGGCAGCCCTGGCAACGCCATTTCGAGCACCATGGCTGGCAATGGCAGAGCGGCGAACGGGGCTATGGAGCCTTCCACCCCGTCCGGCCCCGCTGGCAGGAGACGACTGGATGCACAGCCGCGCGGCGGGTGGTGATCGGCCACTCCCTGGGCCCCCATCTCGTGGAGGCGGAGGTTCTCGGCAGCGCCACGGATGTGGTGTTGCTCACCAGTTTCGGCCGCTTCGTGCCAGCCGGCGCCGCCGGTCGCGCGCTGCGCTCCGCCCTGATGGGGATGCACAACGCCCTGGGGAGCGATGGGGAGCGGGCCATGCTCGAACGCTTTCTGGCGCGTGCGGCCCTGCCCGCCCCGGCGTCGGCCCTGCCGCCAGGGCCATGGCAGACAGGGCTCACCCCAAACGGGCGGCGACGCCTCGATCAGGACCTGCAGCGGCTGCTGCACACCAGCGGCTTACCGGCGGGCTTCCCCCGGACGGCTCGGGTGCTGGTGGTGGACGCAGCCGATGATGCGATTGTGGCGCCGGAGGCCCGTCTGGAGCTGCTCGAGCAACTTCAGGACCATCTCGATCGCCCCCCCGAGCACTGGACATTGCACGATGCGGGCCACGCTCTGCTGGTGCCCGACCTGCTGGTTCGGGTGCAGCACTGGCTGGACGCGTCGCCGGCGCCGGGGCCGACGACGTGA
- the rsmG gene encoding 16S rRNA (guanine(527)-N(7))-methyltransferase RsmG, which yields MATPSRFDGPGPDLWQALGWTPSTWQLEQFVTLQEELRSWNQRVNLTRLVEGADFWVAQVLDSLWPLLNELQAPQTPLRCIDVGTGGGFPGLAVAIALPGARLTLVDSVGRKTAAVMAMADSLGLADRVQVRTERIERTGQDPACRGRFDRAMARAVASAPVVAEYLVPLLQKDGEALLYRGRWSAADAHLLGNALQPLNASLLACQQRDLPADKGPRHLLRLRPLATCPATYPRAVGIPAKLPLGTSAD from the coding sequence ATGGCGACACCGTCCCGTTTTGACGGTCCCGGTCCCGATCTGTGGCAAGCCCTCGGCTGGACGCCGTCGACCTGGCAGCTGGAGCAGTTCGTCACCTTGCAGGAGGAACTGCGCAGCTGGAATCAACGGGTCAATCTCACCCGCCTGGTGGAGGGGGCTGATTTCTGGGTGGCCCAGGTGCTCGATAGTCTCTGGCCCCTGCTCAACGAACTTCAGGCCCCGCAGACGCCGCTCCGCTGCATCGATGTGGGAACCGGCGGTGGCTTTCCCGGCCTGGCGGTGGCGATCGCCCTGCCCGGGGCCCGGCTCACCCTGGTCGATTCCGTCGGTCGCAAGACCGCCGCAGTGATGGCCATGGCCGACAGCCTTGGTCTGGCTGATCGGGTGCAGGTGCGAACCGAACGGATTGAGCGCACGGGCCAGGACCCCGCCTGCCGCGGCCGCTTCGATCGGGCGATGGCGCGGGCCGTCGCCTCCGCCCCCGTGGTGGCGGAATATCTGGTGCCTCTGCTGCAGAAGGACGGCGAAGCGCTGCTCTATCGCGGTCGCTGGAGCGCAGCCGATGCACACCTACTCGGCAACGCCCTGCAGCCGCTCAACGCCAGTCTGCTGGCCTGTCAACAACGGGACCTTCCAGCTGACAAAGGACCGCGCCACCTGTTGCGGCTGCGTCCGCTGGCGACCTGTCCAGCCACCTACCCCCGCGCCGTCGGGATCCCTGCCAAGCTGCCCCTGGGCACCTCAGCGGACTGA
- a CDS encoding DUF3143 domain-containing protein codes for MESLGASRSGDDPCVWSWHQPEWSAEIRLEQEDLCVSWQASGHSSQRTFPYGLPRLDVEAAMRAGP; via the coding sequence TTGGAGAGCCTGGGGGCCAGCCGCAGCGGTGACGATCCCTGCGTGTGGAGTTGGCATCAGCCGGAGTGGTCGGCGGAGATTCGTCTGGAGCAGGAGGATCTCTGCGTCAGTTGGCAGGCTTCTGGCCACAGCTCACAGCGAACCTTCCCCTACGGATTGCCCCGTTTGGATGTGGAGGCGGCGATGCGAGCCGGTCCCTGA
- a CDS encoding RNA helicase codes for MAEIDTLAAEPASVGSPDPAQIFPFPLDGFQLEAIEALNQGHSVVVSAPTGSGKTLVGEYAIYRAIAHRQKVFYTTPLKALSNQKLRDFRAQFGAENVGLMTGDLSVNREASIVVMTTEIFRNMLYAEADAHRDPLADVEAVVLDECHYMNDSQRGTVWEESIIHCPPSVQLVALSATVANAGQLTDWIERVHGPTRLVLSDHRPVPLQFSFCSAKGLHPLLNDQGTGLHPNCKVWRAPKGSKRKGRSPKPPQPEPPPISFVVAQMAERDMLPAIYFIFSRRGCDKAVRDLGAQCLVNENEQARIRERFKAYASANPEAVRDGVHADALLRGIAAHHAGVLPAWKELIEELFQEGLVKVVFATETLAAGINMPARSTVIAALSKRTERGHRPLMASEFLQMAGRAGRRGLDSQGYVVTVQSRFEGVREAGQLATSPSDPLVSQFTPSYGMVLNLLQRHDLAKARELVERSFGRYLASLDLVEEEEILTQLRLQLGQLQGTAGDVPWEDFEEYEKRRGRLREERRLLRILQQQAEETLAHELTLALQFASVGTLVSLKAPQLRGVVTPAVIVEKCDGPGQFPLLLCLTDDNAWLLLPCQAVVSLHAELSCLQVEGVNPPELRRAGELRHGDQQSGGLALAVGHMAQRHDMTTPQYDLAGEVLTQARLVQELEADLEAHPAHRWGDRRQLKKHRRRMEELELEIRERQQMLHHRANRHWETFLALIEILQHFGCLDDLEPTEIGRTVAALRGDNELWLGLALMSGHLDELQPAELAAVFEAISTEVNRPDLWSGFPPPPRAEEALHDLMGIRRELLRAQERAQVVMPAWWEPELMGLVEAWASGTAWNDLIANTSLDEGDVVRIMRRTVDLLAQVPYCEAISEQLRRHARQALKAINRFPVAEAEDLLKAAAAEAGGLNPATERAA; via the coding sequence ATGGCCGAGATCGACACCCTGGCTGCTGAGCCCGCAAGCGTGGGGTCGCCGGATCCGGCGCAGATTTTCCCCTTCCCCCTGGACGGGTTCCAGCTGGAGGCCATCGAGGCCCTCAATCAGGGCCATTCCGTGGTGGTGAGTGCACCGACGGGATCGGGCAAGACCTTGGTGGGGGAATACGCCATCTATCGGGCGATCGCGCATCGCCAGAAGGTGTTCTACACCACGCCGCTCAAGGCGTTATCCAATCAGAAACTGCGCGATTTCCGCGCCCAGTTCGGGGCGGAGAACGTGGGTCTGATGACCGGTGACCTCAGCGTCAACCGGGAGGCCTCCATCGTGGTGATGACCACTGAGATCTTCCGCAACATGCTCTACGCCGAGGCGGATGCGCATCGCGATCCGCTGGCGGATGTGGAGGCGGTGGTGCTCGATGAATGCCACTACATGAACGACTCCCAGCGGGGCACGGTCTGGGAGGAGTCGATCATTCACTGCCCGCCTTCGGTGCAATTGGTGGCCCTCTCAGCCACGGTGGCCAATGCCGGGCAACTCACCGACTGGATCGAGCGGGTGCATGGCCCCACCCGGCTTGTTCTGAGTGATCATCGGCCCGTTCCGCTGCAGTTCAGTTTCTGCAGTGCCAAGGGTCTGCACCCGCTGCTGAACGATCAGGGCACCGGTCTCCATCCCAACTGCAAGGTCTGGCGTGCTCCGAAGGGGAGCAAACGCAAAGGCCGCTCCCCCAAGCCACCCCAGCCCGAGCCACCACCGATCAGTTTCGTGGTCGCCCAGATGGCCGAACGGGACATGCTTCCAGCCATCTATTTCATTTTCAGCCGGCGCGGTTGTGACAAGGCGGTTCGCGATCTCGGTGCGCAATGCCTCGTGAATGAGAACGAACAGGCGAGGATCCGCGAGCGCTTCAAGGCCTACGCCAGCGCCAATCCGGAGGCGGTGCGTGATGGGGTGCATGCCGATGCTCTCCTGCGCGGCATCGCCGCGCACCATGCCGGCGTGCTTCCCGCCTGGAAGGAGCTGATCGAGGAACTTTTCCAGGAGGGGTTGGTGAAGGTGGTGTTTGCCACGGAAACCCTGGCGGCCGGCATCAACATGCCGGCTCGCAGCACCGTGATCGCGGCGTTGTCCAAGCGCACCGAGCGGGGCCATCGGCCGCTGATGGCGAGTGAGTTTCTGCAGATGGCCGGTCGCGCCGGTCGGCGAGGTCTCGATTCCCAGGGCTATGTGGTGACGGTGCAGAGCCGGTTTGAGGGGGTGCGTGAGGCCGGGCAGCTGGCCACCAGCCCCTCCGATCCGCTCGTGAGTCAGTTCACCCCGAGTTACGGCATGGTGCTGAATCTGCTGCAGCGCCACGATCTGGCGAAGGCGCGGGAGCTGGTGGAGCGCAGTTTCGGCCGCTACCTCGCCAGCCTCGATCTGGTTGAAGAAGAAGAGATCCTCACCCAGCTGCGCCTCCAGCTCGGTCAGCTGCAGGGCACGGCGGGTGATGTGCCCTGGGAAGACTTCGAGGAGTACGAGAAACGCCGGGGTCGCTTGCGTGAGGAGCGTCGACTGCTCAGGATCCTGCAGCAACAGGCGGAAGAAACCCTTGCCCACGAGCTCACGCTGGCGCTGCAGTTCGCCAGTGTCGGCACCCTGGTGAGCCTCAAGGCGCCCCAGCTTCGGGGGGTGGTCACGCCCGCGGTCATCGTCGAGAAATGCGATGGCCCCGGTCAGTTCCCCCTGCTGCTGTGCCTCACCGACGACAACGCCTGGCTGTTGCTGCCCTGCCAGGCTGTGGTGAGCCTGCATGCGGAACTGAGCTGCCTTCAGGTGGAGGGGGTGAATCCACCGGAGCTGCGCCGAGCCGGTGAGCTGCGGCATGGTGATCAGCAGAGCGGTGGGTTGGCCCTGGCGGTGGGGCATATGGCCCAGCGCCACGACATGACCACACCCCAGTACGACCTGGCCGGTGAGGTGCTCACCCAGGCGCGTCTGGTGCAGGAGCTGGAGGCTGATCTGGAGGCCCATCCGGCCCATCGCTGGGGTGATCGCCGTCAGTTGAAGAAGCACCGGCGCCGCATGGAGGAACTGGAGCTGGAAATCCGTGAGCGACAGCAGATGCTTCACCACCGGGCCAACCGGCACTGGGAGACCTTCCTGGCCTTGATTGAGATCCTGCAGCACTTCGGCTGCCTGGATGATCTGGAGCCCACCGAGATCGGGCGGACCGTGGCGGCCCTGCGCGGTGACAACGAGCTCTGGTTGGGGCTGGCGCTGATGAGTGGGCACCTGGATGAGCTGCAGCCAGCGGAACTGGCGGCGGTGTTCGAGGCGATCAGCACGGAGGTGAACCGTCCCGATCTCTGGAGCGGTTTTCCGCCGCCGCCGCGGGCTGAGGAGGCTCTGCATGACCTGATGGGGATCCGCCGTGAGCTCTTGCGGGCCCAGGAGCGGGCCCAGGTGGTGATGCCCGCTTGGTGGGAACCGGAGCTGATGGGATTGGTGGAGGCCTGGGCGAGCGGCACGGCCTGGAACGATCTGATTGCCAACACCTCCCTGGATGAGGGGGATGTGGTGCGGATCATGCGGCGCACGGTGGATCTGCTCGCCCAGGTGCCCTACTGCGAGGCGATCAGTGAGCAGCTGCGGCGCCATGCCCGCCAGGCGTTGAAAGCGATCAACCGCTTCCCGGTGGCGGAAGCCGAGGATCTGCTCAAGGCGGCGGCTGCGGAGGCGGGCGGCCTGAATCCGGCGACGGAACGGGCCGCCTGA
- a CDS encoding bile acid:sodium symporter family protein: MSSSPSLPSLERFTLLFPLWTLLAALLSLAVPGLFAWVTGPVITWGLALIMLGMGLGLAPADFRRVLVRPRSALIGVALQFLVMPSLAALLAWGLRLEPPLAVGLILVGCCPGGTASNVVALIARADVALSVVMTSLSTGLAVVLTPSLTSLLAGRYVPVEGWTLLINVLQVVLVPVALGVALQQGQPGLARRIEPLMPPIAVVAIALIVAGILAGQRQALLSQGMLLLLATVLLHAGGFALGLLVPALLGDGASSRRTISLEVGMQNSGLAVVLARAGGFASPLTALPGAISAVVHSLLGSALAAWWRRRP; encoded by the coding sequence GTGTCGTCGTCCCCATCGCTGCCGTCGCTGGAGCGTTTCACCCTGTTGTTCCCGCTCTGGACCCTGCTGGCGGCCCTGCTGTCGCTGGCGGTGCCGGGCTTGTTCGCCTGGGTGACGGGGCCCGTGATCACCTGGGGCCTTGCTCTGATCATGCTCGGCATGGGGCTGGGGCTTGCCCCGGCTGACTTTCGCCGGGTGCTGGTTCGGCCCCGCTCCGCCTTGATCGGAGTGGCGTTGCAGTTTCTGGTGATGCCGTCGTTGGCGGCCCTGCTGGCCTGGGGCCTGCGCTTGGAACCCCCGCTGGCGGTGGGCCTGATCCTGGTGGGGTGTTGCCCCGGTGGCACGGCCAGCAACGTCGTGGCCTTGATCGCCAGGGCTGATGTGGCCCTTTCGGTGGTGATGACCAGCCTGAGCACGGGGCTGGCGGTGGTGCTGACGCCGTCGCTCACCAGCCTGCTGGCCGGGCGTTATGTGCCTGTGGAGGGCTGGACCCTGTTGATCAATGTGCTGCAGGTGGTGCTGGTGCCGGTGGCACTCGGTGTTGCCCTGCAGCAGGGGCAGCCGGGGCTGGCGCGGCGGATCGAACCGTTGATGCCGCCGATTGCCGTGGTCGCCATCGCCTTGATCGTGGCCGGGATCCTGGCCGGCCAGCGCCAGGCGTTGCTCAGTCAGGGCATGCTGTTGCTTCTGGCCACAGTGCTGCTCCATGCCGGCGGCTTCGCCTTGGGGCTCTTGGTTCCGGCCCTGCTGGGAGACGGGGCGTCGTCACGTCGCACGATCAGCCTGGAGGTGGGGATGCAGAACTCTGGGCTGGCGGTGGTGTTGGCCCGGGCTGGTGGATTCGCCAGTCCGCTCACGGCCCTGCCCGGGGCGATCTCCGCGGTGGTGCATTCCCTGCTCGGCAGTGCCCTGGCGGCCTGGTGGCGGCGGCGTCCCTAG